The sequence TGAAGGCAAACATATCGTCTTTCCAGGGTAGTGCTTCATCATCAGGGTAATCGTCTCCAAAATGCCGCATTCCTGCCATCGGATAATTGAACCATTCTTTGCGGTTGGCATCAAAAGCAATTGGAATATTCTGCAGTTTTCCTTTCTCAAACGGCGTTAAAAAGGTATACACATTGTGTCCGCCCATAGCCCAGATAACATCGTAGGTATCGACCAGATCACTTCCATCCCGTTCGTACATTACCATCGTTGAGTCTTTAAACTCCACCTGAAACTGGTGTCCTTCCACTTCTATTGGTTCGCTGTCGGGCAATTGATGCTCGGCCATAAACGCTGCATTTATTGGCATCATCGCCTGCGCGTGATACGACGGCTCCCAAAGTTTATAGAAATTCTCGTGGCACTCGATACACGATTCTGATCCGGTAAATTCGTTACCGGCTTCTTTAGGCTTTTGTTTGCAAGAGATTGCCGTTACTAATACCGCAACAACAACTATAATTTGAGATTTTTGGAAATACATAGGCAAAGTTTAGCTTCTTATCAATGATACAGCCAATATACAAAATTCAAACTCTTGAACACAAAAAAGCAGCTTATCCATATTAAGAATAAACTGCCTTTGTTATTGTTAGAATTAGTTAGTTAGTCGGATAAAACACTGAATTGAAAAAGGCCTCCATTTCGTTGATGTAGTATATACCATACTTTTTAAAAGTTGCTTTTGTCCGTTCATCCGGTTTCCAATCGAAAAAAGCATGTCCTGCTCCACCAACCTGTACATATTGCACACGTTGTCCGGCTTCAACCAGTGCATCCATATAAACAGTTACATCCTCGTCGCCAATTAAACCATCTTTTGTTCCACGGGTCAGGTAATGCGGCACTGCACGTTCCTCGACATTTGGTATGTTGCTGAGCGGAGCGATAGCTTCTTTCCAGCTTTCGTCTGCTTTCGGATCCTCTGAATTGTGATTCAACCTTGCACTGCTAAATACACCATAACTTGGCGCAGCTGCTTTAATGGCAGCCATCATTTCGGAGCGCACCTGACCAACTGTTTTGTTCACAGGAATATACGATGGCATAAACTCAAATACGCCTTCTGTTACGCCAAAACCACCGTCGCCAATTTTGTTAGGCATAGTTCCGGCAACTGCCGATAAATGACCTCCGGCACTATCGCCGGTTACTGCAATTCGTGTCGGATCGCCGCCATATTCAGCTGCATGTTCCATAATGTGAGCAATGGCGCCAAATACGTCACCGATCAGATCAGCCATGGTATTTCCAACCTCATCTCCATCACGGGTTCCGGCCCATCGATAATCAATACTAAAAACAACATATTTGCCATTTTTGGTTAGTTCGCGCGCCATTCCGCGCATAATATCTTCCGAATTTGATACCCAACCTCCACCATGAATGATAACAATACAAGGCAAATTCCTCGCACCATCAGGAGCAAACACATCGTATTTCAACTGTTTCACCCCGGGTTTCGCATATTCTATATTCTGGGCTACAACCAGGTGACTAACTTCATCCTTCTCAATAAACGAAGCTCCAATCTTCTTGTCCTGGTCAACGATCACCTTGTATGGCGATGCCATTGATTCATGATACATATCTCCCCACATTCCTTTCACCGAATAATACACAGCATCAAGTACATAACCTTTATCGGCCTTTGTCGTAACCACTAGTTCCGTTCCTGCCGCCACTTTCCCATCGGCCGGTATTGCAGGTTCAACCTTTATTTTCCCGTTATTTACTTCATCAAGGGTAACACTAAATGTATTTTGTGCATTCAAAATTCCTGAGCAGGAAAATATGAGCAGCACAGCACAAATGAAAGTTTTTCGAATCATAGGTTTTAGTTTTAGTTTATCGTAAAATTATCTGAACTCTTTTTCCCTATAAATTTAACATATCTATCTCAAAATACCATCTTTGTACCGTGTTGTAAAACAGCATACCTACGACAAAATAGTACTCAATACTGATAATCAACTATTCGACAGTCCTTTATAATCAATCTTACAATTACTTGTTTTGTGGTATTTTTCAAGCGACCTAATTTTTTACGCTTAAATTTCTTTTTATTAATCGCTCCTGATTTTTTTACAATTGAGAATCTATTTTTTCTTATTTTCGGAGAGAATTTTGAAAACTAAAACCGCTGAAAGAAAAGGTATTAAATTGTAGAATTTGGGAGAAAAATTTAAATTCGAAAATTACTTTTTTAAGGCTTTACAAAGAATTACACCGATGAAAGTAGGTATTTTACGAGAAGGAAAAACACCACCCGATAAACGCGTTCCATTAACTCCGCAACAATGTATTGAAGTACAGCAAACTTTTCCACATGTTTCAATCGTTGTACAACCAAGCCCAATACGAAGTTTTAAAGACGAAGAATACAGCACGCTGGGAATTCAGTTAAAAGAAGATCTTTCGGATTGCGACGTTTTACTTGGGGTAAAAGAAGTTCGCATCGAAGATTTTCTGCCCGGAAAGATCTACCTGTTTTTCTCGCACACTATAAAAAAGCAGGAGTATAACCGCAAGTTGTTACAAACCGTTTTAGAAAAAAATATTCAGCTGGTTGATTACGAAGTTTTGACCGACAAAGAAGGATTCCGCATCATCGGATTTGGCCGTTTTGCCGGACTGGTTGGCGCCTACAACGGATTCAGAGCTTTTGGATTAAAACACAATTTATTTAACCTTAAACCTGCTCATGAATGTGATGACCTGGAGGAAATGTTACAACACCTTGACAAGATAGAACTACCACCGATAAAAATTGCGATAACCGGCGACGGACGTGTGGCGCAGGGTGTCCTCGAGATTTTAAATCATATGAAAATCATGCGCGTGTCGCCCGAAGCTTATTTAAAAGTACAAGAGCCAAAACAAGCGGTTTATGTGCAATTACTTCCCGGAAACTATGTGCAAAGAACCGATGGAGAATCGTTCGACCTGATGCATTTTTTCAATAATCCGACGATGTACGAGAATAGTTTTCACCCGTTCGCCGAAGCTACCGATATGCTTATTGCTTCGGCCTATTGGGATCCAAAATCTCCGGTTCTTTTTACCGCCGATGAGATGAAGGATAATAAATTCCGCATTGGTGTGATCTCTGATATTACTTGCGATATTGAAGGTTCCATTCCATCAACAAAACGTGCAGCCACAATTGCCGATCCGTTTTACGATTATAATCCGCAAAGCGGTGAATTGGAAGAAGCATTCTCGAATCGGTACAATGTGTCGGTACAGGCGGTTGATAACCTCCCTTGCGAACTGCCAAAAGATGCCTCGCTTGATTTCGGAAGAAACCTGATCGAAAAAGTATTTCCAAGTTTATTTGGCGAAGATACTGACGAAATAATCGCACGTGCTTCGATTACAAAAGATGGCGCACTAACTGAGAAGTTCTCGTATTTGCAGGATTTTGCTGACGGGGAATGATTGCTCGCTGATTTGCGCTGATAAATAGCAAAGGATCCGATCCGTATATTTTCAACTTAAACGGATCGTATCCTTTTTCTGAAACCTAAAGCCCCGGTCGGGATATTCTATTATGAATACCGACCGGGGCTTTTTTTATCCTGACTTTTTCCCCGCGTGATCAGCGCTATCCGAGAGCAACAAAAACAAACGCCGATCCAAAATTATGGACCGACGTTTTACTCACTCTCCCTTCACCTATCCGTCAATTGACGAACTCTCACACTACTTAATCAGTTCAACACTGCGCTTCACAAATTGATCCAGATCGGCACCTTTTAACAGGCCATTCGCCAACAGCGCCAAATCAACCATTTGTTTTGCCAGTTTATTCTTTTTACCAAATCCGGCCAGCTCTTCGCGTTTTGCTTCTTCAAGCTTTGCCAGTTCCGAATTCAGTGTTTCAAGTTTCTCTTTTTCTGCTGCAGGAACTTCTTCTTCTTTTTTGCCTTCTTTTGCTTTTTCCAGACCGGCAATCTCTTCTTTCTGAGCTGAAATTTTTCCTGTCATTTCTTCCAGTTTGCTACCCAGCTTTTTGTCTTTGGCATCCATTACTTTTTTCACCAGCGGGTGAGCAATATTAACTACCAGGTTCAACGAATCGGGCAGATCACCATACATACTCATTCCACCTTGCGCGGCGCTCATATCTTTCATACGGCGCATAAATTCATTACGGGTAATTACCATTGGGGAACTGTTTTCACCCAAATCCTGGAAATCAACAATATAAGTATGATCGTTATTTTGTGGACAAACCGCCTGGAATACCGGCGACAATTCCTGTTTTTGCTCCCAGGTCCACTCTTCTTTTGCGGTATCTTCTTTTTTAATCAGATTCTCAACCACATCCGAGTCAACACGCACGAAACGTTTTTCGGTGTATTTCTGCTCAAATTTGTTAATCAGGTGAGGCGCCAACACATCATCCAAAATCAGCACATCGTAACCTTTGTTTTTCGCCGCTTCAACAAAAGTGAATTGCTCCTCAACGTTAGTTGTGTAAAGGTAAATGGTGTTGTTATCCTTATCCGTCTGATTTTCTTTTACCAGTTTTTCATATTCTTCCCAGGTGAAATACTTGCTTTCGGTATTTTTCAGCAGGAAGAAATTCATTGCACGATCGTTGAATTTCTCTTCGGTCAACATTCCATACTCGATAAAGATCTTCAGATCGTCCCACTTGCTTTCAAAATCTTCGCGGCTGTCTTTAAACAACTGATTCAAGCGGTCGGCCACTTTTTTGTTGATGTGGCTGCTGATCTTTTTCACATTCGAATCGCTTTGCAGGTACGAACGCGACACGTTCAGCGGAATATCCGGCGAGTCGATCACACCATGCAGCAATGTCAAAAATTCAGGAACAATTCCTTCA comes from uncultured Draconibacterium sp. and encodes:
- a CDS encoding alpha/beta hydrolase translates to MIRKTFICAVLLIFSCSGILNAQNTFSVTLDEVNNGKIKVEPAIPADGKVAAGTELVVTTKADKGYVLDAVYYSVKGMWGDMYHESMASPYKVIVDQDKKIGASFIEKDEVSHLVVAQNIEYAKPGVKQLKYDVFAPDGARNLPCIVIIHGGGWVSNSEDIMRGMARELTKNGKYVVFSIDYRWAGTRDGDEVGNTMADLIGDVFGAIAHIMEHAAEYGGDPTRIAVTGDSAGGHLSAVAGTMPNKIGDGGFGVTEGVFEFMPSYIPVNKTVGQVRSEMMAAIKAAAPSYGVFSSARLNHNSEDPKADESWKEAIAPLSNIPNVEERAVPHYLTRGTKDGLIGDEDVTVYMDALVEAGQRVQYVQVGGAGHAFFDWKPDERTKATFKKYGIYYINEMEAFFNSVFYPTN
- a CDS encoding NAD(P)-dependent oxidoreductase, whose protein sequence is MKVGILREGKTPPDKRVPLTPQQCIEVQQTFPHVSIVVQPSPIRSFKDEEYSTLGIQLKEDLSDCDVLLGVKEVRIEDFLPGKIYLFFSHTIKKQEYNRKLLQTVLEKNIQLVDYEVLTDKEGFRIIGFGRFAGLVGAYNGFRAFGLKHNLFNLKPAHECDDLEEMLQHLDKIELPPIKIAITGDGRVAQGVLEILNHMKIMRVSPEAYLKVQEPKQAVYVQLLPGNYVQRTDGESFDLMHFFNNPTMYENSFHPFAEATDMLIASAYWDPKSPVLFTADEMKDNKFRIGVISDITCDIEGSIPSTKRAATIADPFYDYNPQSGELEEAFSNRYNVSVQAVDNLPCELPKDASLDFGRNLIEKVFPSLFGEDTDEIIARASITKDGALTEKFSYLQDFADGE
- the htpG gene encoding molecular chaperone HtpG; this translates as MQTGKIGVTSENLFPIIKKFLYSDHDIFLREIVSNAVDATQKLKTLAGKGEYNGDVSDAKVVVKLDTEAKTITVSDNGIGMTADEVEKYINQIAFSGANEFLDKYKDDANAIIGHFGLGFYSSFMVSEKVDVITKSYKDGAQAVKWSCNGSPEYELEEVEKENVGTDIVMHISEEEKGFLDDAKVTEILDKYCKFLPVPVIYGKKKDWKDGKQVDTDEDNQINDVAPAWTKMPADLKDEDYKSFYRKLYPMGDEPLFNIHLNVDYPFNLTGILYFPKIKNNFEVQKNKIQLYSNQVFVTDSVEGIVPEFLTLLHGVIDSPDIPLNVSRSYLQSDSNVKKISSHINKKVADRLNQLFKDSREDFESKWDDLKIFIEYGMLTEEKFNDRAMNFFLLKNTESKYFTWEEYEKLVKENQTDKDNNTIYLYTTNVEEQFTFVEAAKNKGYDVLILDDVLAPHLINKFEQKYTEKRFVRVDSDVVENLIKKEDTAKEEWTWEQKQELSPVFQAVCPQNNDHTYIVDFQDLGENSSPMVITRNEFMRRMKDMSAAQGGMSMYGDLPDSLNLVVNIAHPLVKKVMDAKDKKLGSKLEEMTGKISAQKEEIAGLEKAKEGKKEEEVPAAEKEKLETLNSELAKLEEAKREELAGFGKKNKLAKQMVDLALLANGLLKGADLDQFVKRSVELIK